Proteins encoded together in one Streptomyces sp. NA04227 window:
- a CDS encoding PRC and DUF2382 domain-containing protein, whose translation MNAPLGDSPQDLAGLNVVDADGGKVGSVQQIYRDDATNAPEWITVRTGLFGMKETFVPLAGARRAEDAVQVPYTKDQIKDAPRMEADGHLDPSEEEQLYRHYGLTRRGNAGMGRGEGMGREETAAAGGMGAAGAAGTAAGTGRHARPEDTTVEKPMAGMGTGQRDMAMSRGAQAPETGRAQEQVPDIVLNEERVDIGTEERVSGRARLRKTVVTENVSRTVPISHEEVRMTREKISPEEASRLGSREARIGEGGDYEIVLHEEQATVSKTTVPVERVHLETTRVTEQQEVSAEVRKEQLEFDDGASERKARRRGAAGPDRGTEPRR comes from the coding sequence ATGAATGCACCCCTGGGTGACAGCCCGCAGGACCTGGCCGGTCTCAACGTCGTCGACGCGGACGGCGGCAAGGTCGGATCCGTCCAGCAGATCTACCGGGACGATGCCACCAACGCCCCCGAGTGGATCACCGTGCGCACCGGTCTGTTCGGGATGAAGGAGACCTTCGTGCCCCTGGCTGGCGCCCGCCGTGCCGAGGACGCCGTCCAGGTCCCGTACACCAAGGACCAGATCAAGGACGCCCCGCGGATGGAGGCGGACGGGCACCTCGACCCCTCCGAGGAGGAGCAGCTCTACCGCCACTACGGACTCACCCGGCGCGGCAACGCGGGGATGGGCCGCGGTGAGGGCATGGGCCGCGAGGAGACCGCGGCGGCCGGTGGCATGGGTGCCGCGGGTGCGGCCGGTACGGCGGCGGGCACGGGTCGGCACGCCCGTCCCGAGGACACCACCGTGGAGAAGCCGATGGCCGGGATGGGCACCGGCCAGCGCGACATGGCGATGTCCCGTGGTGCCCAGGCGCCGGAGACCGGCCGGGCCCAGGAGCAGGTGCCGGACATCGTCCTGAACGAGGAGCGCGTCGACATCGGCACCGAGGAGCGCGTGAGCGGCCGGGCCCGGCTGCGCAAGACGGTCGTGACCGAGAACGTCAGCCGCACCGTGCCGATCAGTCACGAGGAAGTGCGGATGACGCGCGAGAAGATCAGCCCCGAGGAGGCCTCCCGGCTGGGTTCCCGCGAAGCACGCATCGGTGAGGGCGGCGACTACGAGATCGTCCTGCACGAGGAACAGGCCACCGTCAGCAAGACGACCGTGCCGGTGGAGCGCGTGCACCTGGAGACGACCCGGGTGACCGAGCAGCAGGAGGTCAGCGCCGAAGTCCGCAAGGAGCAGCTGGAGTTCGACGACGGCGCCAGCGAGCGCAAGGCCCGCCGCAGGGGCGCCGCAGGACCGGACCGCGGCACCGAACCCCGCCGGTGA
- a CDS encoding 1-acyl-sn-glycerol-3-phosphate acyltransferase has protein sequence MLYGAMKFTVGGPLKLAFRPWVEGLEHIPADGPAILASNHLSFSDSFFLPAVLDRKVTFIAKAEYFTTPGLKGRMTAAFFKGVGQLPVDRAVVRGAGQAAIQSGLDVLARGELFGIYPEGTRSPDGRLYRGKPGGLARVALASGAPVIPVAMIDTEKIQPPGKVMPKLMRPGIRIGEPLDFGRYQGMEGDRFVLRAVTDEVMYEIMKLSGQEYVDIYATAAKRRIAEEAKAAKAAREAKETGNAQASGEHSGGA, from the coding sequence TTGTTGTACGGCGCGATGAAGTTCACCGTAGGGGGGCCGCTGAAGCTCGCCTTCCGGCCCTGGGTGGAGGGCCTTGAGCACATCCCCGCCGACGGCCCGGCGATTCTCGCCAGCAACCATCTCTCGTTCTCCGACTCGTTCTTCCTGCCCGCCGTCCTCGACCGCAAGGTCACCTTCATCGCCAAGGCGGAGTACTTCACCACCCCGGGCCTCAAGGGCCGGATGACGGCCGCCTTCTTCAAGGGCGTCGGCCAACTCCCCGTCGACCGCGCGGTGGTGCGCGGCGCGGGCCAGGCCGCGATCCAGAGCGGACTCGACGTCCTGGCCAGGGGCGAGCTGTTCGGTATCTACCCGGAGGGCACCCGCTCGCCCGACGGCAGGCTGTACCGCGGCAAGCCCGGCGGTCTCGCCCGGGTGGCGCTGGCGAGCGGGGCGCCGGTGATCCCGGTCGCGATGATCGACACCGAGAAGATCCAGCCGCCCGGCAAGGTGATGCCCAAGCTGATGCGGCCGGGCATCCGTATCGGCGAGCCGCTGGACTTCGGCCGGTACCAGGGCATGGAGGGCGACCGCTTCGTCCTGCGCGCGGTGACCGACGAGGTCATGTACGAGATCATGAAGCTCTCCGGCCAGGAGTACGTGGACATCTACGCGACCGCCGCCAAGCGCCGTATCGCCGAGGAGGCGAAGGCGGCCAAGGCGGCGCGAGAGGCCAAGGAGACCGGTAACGCCCAGGCGTCCGGCGAGCACAGCGGCGGGGCCTGA
- a CDS encoding ROK family glucokinase: MGLTIGVDIGGTKIAAGVVDESGAILETHTVPTPPTAEGIVEAIAAAVIGAGKGHDIEAVGIGAAGYVDEKCATVLFAPNIHWRHEPLKDKVEQRVGLPVVVENDANAAAWGEYRFGAGQGHEDVICITLGTGLGGGIIMGNKLRRGRFGVAAEFGHIRVVPDGLLCGCGSQGCWEQYASGRALVRYARQRALATPENAAVLLGLGDGTADGIEGRHISLAARQGDPVAVDSFRELARWAGAGLADLASLFDPSAFIVGGGVSDEGDLVLDPIRKSFRRWLIGAKWRPHAQVLAAQLGNKAGLVGAADLARQG, from the coding sequence ATGGGACTCACCATCGGCGTAGACATCGGCGGTACCAAGATCGCGGCCGGTGTGGTCGACGAGTCGGGGGCGATCCTCGAAACGCACACGGTGCCCACCCCGCCGACCGCCGAGGGCATCGTGGAGGCCATCGCCGCCGCGGTCATCGGGGCGGGCAAGGGTCACGACATCGAGGCCGTCGGCATCGGCGCGGCGGGCTACGTGGACGAGAAGTGCGCGACGGTCCTGTTCGCGCCCAACATCCACTGGCGGCACGAACCGCTCAAGGACAAGGTCGAGCAGCGGGTCGGCCTGCCCGTGGTGGTCGAGAACGACGCCAACGCCGCCGCCTGGGGCGAGTACCGCTTCGGCGCGGGCCAGGGCCACGAGGACGTCATCTGCATCACCCTGGGCACCGGCCTGGGCGGCGGCATCATCATGGGCAACAAGCTGCGCCGCGGCCGGTTCGGGGTGGCCGCCGAGTTCGGCCACATCCGGGTGGTCCCGGACGGACTGCTGTGCGGCTGCGGCAGCCAGGGCTGCTGGGAGCAGTACGCCTCCGGCCGCGCGCTGGTGCGCTACGCACGCCAGCGCGCCCTCGCCACCCCGGAGAACGCCGCCGTACTGCTCGGCCTCGGCGACGGCACCGCCGACGGCATCGAGGGCAGGCACATCAGCCTCGCCGCCCGGCAGGGCGACCCGGTCGCCGTCGACTCCTTCCGTGAGCTGGCCCGCTGGGCCGGGGCGGGCCTGGCCGACCTCGCCTCGCTCTTCGACCCCTCGGCGTTCATCGTCGGCGGCGGTGTCTCCGACGAGGGCGACCTGGTCCTCGACCCCATCCGCAAGTCCTTCCGCCGCTGGCTCATCGGCGCCAAGTGGCGGCCGCACGCCCAGGTACTCGCCGCCCAACTCGGCAACAAGGCCGGACTGGTCGGCGCGGCGGACCTGGCCCGGCAGGGCTGA
- a CDS encoding DUF5304 domain-containing protein — protein MSDATERPADEPAEAAETAEPAGATDADAWAKACAEDLAAERARQRARTGREPGSAAEELLKLVDAVGEKLSEIGGPLLGPAGQGAAQQAVRQVVRQARAAVEPVVERNPQVFDHLAAAGSELLAAYRSAVSQQENRWTREKSTGLGDPDDTARGKGGDDPRDDGLGPGEHIDLD, from the coding sequence ATGAGTGATGCCACCGAGCGCCCGGCGGACGAGCCCGCCGAGGCCGCCGAAACCGCCGAGCCCGCCGGGGCGACCGACGCGGACGCCTGGGCGAAGGCCTGTGCCGAGGACCTCGCCGCGGAGCGGGCGCGGCAGCGGGCCCGCACGGGGCGGGAACCCGGCTCGGCGGCCGAGGAACTCCTGAAACTGGTCGACGCCGTGGGCGAGAAGCTCTCCGAGATCGGCGGCCCGCTGCTCGGACCGGCCGGTCAGGGCGCCGCGCAGCAGGCCGTACGCCAGGTGGTGCGGCAGGCCAGAGCGGCCGTCGAACCCGTCGTCGAGCGCAACCCGCAGGTCTTCGACCACCTCGCCGCGGCAGGATCGGAACTGCTCGCGGCCTACCGCTCGGCCGTTTCCCAGCAGGAGAACCGCTGGACCCGGGAGAAGAGCACCGGCCTCGGCGACCCGGACGACACCGCACGCGGCAAGGGCGGGGACGACCCCCGCGACGACGGCCTCGGCCCGGGCGAGCACATCGACCTGGACTGA
- a CDS encoding response regulator transcription factor: MSEQEQGTTDERGRPGEGGPVRVMVVDDHPMWRDAVARDLAEAGFDVVATAGDGEQAVRRARAVTPGVLVLDLNLPAKPGVEVCRELVGADPSLRVLVLSASGEHADVLEAVKSGATGYLLKSASTEELVDAVHRTAVGDPVFTPGLAGLVLGEYRRLAAEPAPATPNEPAAPRLTDRETEVLRLVAKGLGYKQIAERLVISHRTVQNHVQNTLGKLQLHNRVELVRYAIERGLDTD, encoded by the coding sequence ATGAGCGAGCAGGAGCAGGGCACGACCGACGAGCGGGGCCGGCCGGGGGAGGGCGGCCCGGTGCGGGTGATGGTCGTCGACGACCACCCGATGTGGCGGGACGCGGTCGCCCGCGACCTGGCCGAGGCGGGCTTCGACGTGGTCGCCACCGCGGGCGACGGCGAGCAGGCGGTACGCAGGGCCCGGGCCGTGACACCGGGCGTACTGGTCCTCGACCTCAACCTGCCCGCCAAGCCGGGCGTGGAGGTGTGCCGTGAACTCGTGGGCGCCGACCCCTCGTTGCGGGTGCTCGTGCTGTCCGCCAGCGGTGAGCACGCCGACGTACTGGAAGCGGTGAAGTCGGGTGCGACGGGCTATCTGCTGAAGTCGGCGTCGACCGAGGAACTGGTGGACGCGGTGCACAGGACCGCCGTCGGCGACCCGGTGTTCACCCCGGGACTGGCGGGCCTGGTCCTCGGCGAGTACCGCAGGCTCGCCGCCGAACCCGCCCCGGCGACCCCCAACGAGCCCGCGGCCCCGCGCCTGACCGACCGCGAGACCGAGGTGCTCCGGCTGGTCGCCAAGGGCCTCGGCTACAAGCAGATCGCCGAACGTCTGGTCATCTCGCACCGCACGGTCCAGAACCACGTCCAGAACACCCTGGGCAAGCTCCAGTTGCACAACAGGGTGGAGCTGGTGCGGTACGCGATCGAGCGGGGGCTCGACACGGACTGA
- a CDS encoding carboxylesterase — protein MPLLPGAEPYRHEGNEVGVLLCHGFTGSPQSMRPWGQYLAAQGLTVSVPLLPGHGTRWEDMQLTGWQDWYAEVDRKLTALTDRCERVFVCGLSMGGALALRLAAKHGEAVSGIAVVNPANKMHGIAVNALPVARHLIRTTKGVAGDIVKPGVKEVGYDRVPLHAADSLRRFLRLLDGELPQVTQPLLLMHSTVDHVVPPTDSARILGRVSSTDVREVLLEQSYHVATLDHDADRIFEESFAFFARLAPSVGKEGTATGG, from the coding sequence GTGCCCCTGCTTCCCGGAGCCGAGCCCTACCGTCACGAGGGCAACGAGGTCGGAGTCCTGCTCTGCCACGGCTTCACCGGCTCCCCGCAGTCCATGCGGCCGTGGGGCCAGTACCTGGCGGCCCAGGGCCTGACGGTCTCGGTGCCGCTGCTGCCGGGCCACGGCACCCGCTGGGAGGACATGCAGCTCACCGGGTGGCAGGACTGGTACGCGGAGGTCGACCGCAAACTGACCGCGCTCACCGACCGGTGCGAGCGGGTCTTCGTCTGCGGCCTGTCCATGGGCGGCGCCCTTGCGCTGCGGCTCGCGGCCAAGCACGGCGAGGCGGTCAGCGGCATCGCGGTGGTCAACCCCGCGAACAAGATGCACGGCATCGCGGTGAACGCACTGCCCGTGGCACGCCATCTGATCCGTACGACCAAGGGTGTGGCCGGCGACATCGTCAAGCCCGGCGTCAAGGAGGTCGGCTACGACCGCGTCCCGCTGCACGCCGCGGACTCGCTGCGCCGGTTCCTGCGCCTGCTCGACGGAGAACTCCCCCAGGTCACCCAGCCCCTGCTGCTGATGCACAGCACCGTGGACCATGTGGTGCCGCCCACCGACTCCGCCCGCATCCTCGGCCGGGTCTCGTCCACCGATGTCCGCGAGGTGCTGCTGGAACAGAGCTACCACGTCGCGACGTTGGACCATGACGCGGACCGGATCTTCGAGGAGAGCTTCGCCTTCTTCGCCCGGCTCGCTCCCAGTGTCGGCAAGGAAGGGACGGCCACCGGTGGCTGA
- the macS gene encoding MacS family sensor histidine kinase encodes MARREKVMRMSVEQPMWRALTFYRPLTMAYAIGLFFSDYDRCTRPAVAIGYYAVLALWTLGTLRKVAGEAACTRRFLFCDLAVALAGILLTPVAVAHESIVDGGPTLPSIWTAGSVLAFALKGGWRWAAVAAALVGVANVVQRGALVQDTLHNVLLVWVAAIAIGYVVEVARASERTLARALEIEAATRERERLARDIHDSVLQVLAMVQRRGNALGGEAAELGRMAGEQEVALRTLVAGGLIRPSRVSEDAAQGAVVRLVDEGEERGEGAAAREGRTEEDGPGATPGDLRTLLAPYAGARVTLSEPGAPVPLPPRAARELAAAVGAALDNVRRHVGEEARAWILVEDWSDEVIVTVRDEGPGIPEGRLAQAEGEGRLGVALSIKGRLRDIGGSAELVSVPGQGTEVELRVPRQDRGKGRA; translated from the coding sequence ATGGCACGGCGCGAAAAGGTCATGCGGATGTCGGTGGAGCAGCCGATGTGGCGTGCCCTGACCTTCTACCGCCCGCTCACCATGGCGTACGCCATCGGTCTGTTCTTCTCCGACTACGACCGCTGCACCCGCCCGGCCGTCGCCATCGGCTACTACGCGGTGCTCGCCCTGTGGACGCTCGGCACCCTGCGCAAGGTCGCCGGGGAGGCCGCCTGCACCCGGCGCTTCCTCTTCTGCGACCTGGCCGTCGCGCTGGCCGGAATTCTGCTGACGCCGGTGGCTGTCGCCCACGAGAGCATCGTCGACGGCGGGCCCACCCTGCCGTCGATATGGACCGCGGGCTCGGTGCTCGCCTTCGCCCTCAAGGGCGGCTGGCGCTGGGCGGCGGTGGCCGCGGCCCTGGTCGGCGTGGCCAACGTCGTCCAGCGCGGCGCCCTCGTCCAGGACACCCTGCACAACGTGCTGCTCGTCTGGGTCGCGGCGATCGCCATCGGCTACGTGGTCGAGGTCGCGCGCGCCTCCGAGCGCACCCTCGCCCGCGCCCTGGAGATCGAGGCCGCGACCCGCGAACGCGAGCGTCTCGCCCGGGACATCCACGACAGCGTCCTTCAGGTGCTCGCGATGGTGCAGCGCCGCGGCAACGCGCTGGGCGGCGAGGCGGCGGAGCTCGGCCGGATGGCCGGCGAGCAGGAGGTCGCCCTGCGCACCCTGGTCGCGGGCGGGCTCATCCGCCCCTCCCGGGTCAGCGAGGACGCGGCACAGGGCGCGGTGGTCCGGCTCGTCGACGAAGGGGAGGAGCGGGGGGAGGGTGCCGCCGCGCGCGAGGGACGTACGGAGGAGGACGGCCCCGGCGCGACGCCCGGCGACCTGCGCACCCTGCTCGCCCCGTACGCCGGCGCGCGGGTCACGCTCTCCGAGCCCGGCGCCCCGGTCCCGCTGCCGCCCCGCGCGGCCCGGGAGCTGGCGGCCGCTGTCGGTGCCGCACTGGACAATGTGCGCAGACACGTCGGGGAGGAGGCACGCGCCTGGATCCTGGTCGAGGACTGGTCGGACGAGGTGATCGTCACGGTGCGCGACGAGGGCCCCGGCATCCCCGAGGGCAGGCTGGCCCAGGCGGAGGGCGAGGGCAGGCTCGGCGTCGCACTCTCGATCAAGGGCAGGCTGCGCGACATCGGCGGCAGCGCCGAACTGGTCTCCGTACCGGGCCAGGGCACGGAAGTGGAACTACGGGTCCCGCGACAGGACCGGGGGAAGGGACGGGCATGA
- a CDS encoding endonuclease/exonuclease/phosphatase family protein, with protein sequence MPTSALPDSRTDEDGSAVIRVLSYNVRSLQDDFDALVRVIRACAPDLVLLQETPRFFRWRKKLARLAHAAGLVILSGGGPAAGPALLCSLRATVERTEDVLLELTPGLHRRGFSTAVVRFGDARLGVLCCHLSLDNAERYAQGGKLLAQLETLDAPHLLAGGDVNDRPHGRTFRLIAEALRDCWVERPWGSEYTFPATGPKRRIDALFVTEGVDILGCGVPTGHPGVTEEDLRTATDHLPVLAALRIPAGD encoded by the coding sequence ATGCCGACGAGTGCGCTGCCCGACTCCCGTACCGACGAGGACGGTTCGGCCGTCATCCGGGTGCTCAGTTACAACGTCCGCTCGCTCCAGGACGACTTCGACGCGCTGGTCCGGGTGATCCGCGCCTGCGCCCCCGACCTGGTGCTGCTCCAGGAGACACCGCGCTTCTTCCGCTGGCGCAAGAAGCTGGCGAGGCTGGCGCACGCCGCCGGACTGGTGATCCTCTCCGGCGGCGGCCCGGCCGCCGGGCCCGCGCTGCTCTGCTCGCTGCGGGCGACGGTGGAACGTACCGAGGACGTCCTGCTCGAACTCACCCCCGGCCTGCACCGGCGCGGCTTCTCCACCGCGGTGGTCCGTTTCGGCGACGCCCGGCTCGGCGTCCTGTGCTGTCACCTCTCCCTGGACAACGCCGAGCGCTATGCGCAGGGCGGCAAACTCCTCGCCCAGCTGGAGACGTTGGACGCCCCGCACCTGCTGGCGGGCGGCGACGTGAACGACCGTCCGCACGGCCGTACGTTCCGGCTCATCGCCGAGGCCCTGCGGGACTGCTGGGTGGAGCGGCCCTGGGGCAGTGAGTACACGTTTCCGGCCACCGGGCCCAAGCGGCGGATCGACGCGCTCTTCGTCACCGAGGGCGTCGACATCCTCGGCTGCGGCGTACCCACCGGCCATCCGGGCGTGACCGAGGAGGACCTGCGGACCGCGACCGACCATCTGCCGGTCCTCGCGGCGCTGCGGATTCCGGCCGGGGACTGA